A window of Chengkuizengella sediminis contains these coding sequences:
- a CDS encoding helix-turn-helix domain-containing protein → MKNEYINIGQKIREIRLKMNITQKQMCDGICTQANLSRIENGLCLPSSYIIQQFSERLGIDTSYLLTNNQELQQDYIDEFYTVIRRHLTSRDYESVLTMVQKEEKNPIFSNIKHQQYFLLYKGLCIYYLQKKYNEAVQFIDDALSLRNHNGFYNEDEIEILITKAMILYDHGDPKASISLYKKIITIINEKKELNNKLIYNRVYYNYTRVLVDEKEFREGLKICIRGISFCKRFYSMYYLADLYLNKATIHWNLNEKELCRKSLLRARELSDILDNKLIFDICQQSLSEYFN, encoded by the coding sequence ATGAAAAATGAATATATCAACATTGGTCAAAAAATAAGAGAGATCAGATTAAAGATGAATATAACTCAAAAACAAATGTGTGATGGTATTTGTACACAAGCTAATCTAAGCCGTATTGAAAACGGATTATGCTTACCTTCTAGTTATATTATTCAACAGTTCTCTGAAAGATTAGGAATAGATACTTCTTATTTATTAACGAATAATCAAGAATTACAGCAAGATTATATTGATGAGTTTTATACCGTGATCCGAAGACATTTAACAAGTAGAGATTATGAGTCTGTACTTACAATGGTTCAAAAAGAAGAGAAAAATCCAATCTTTTCAAATATTAAACATCAACAGTACTTTCTTTTATATAAAGGACTTTGTATTTATTATTTACAAAAAAAATACAATGAAGCTGTCCAATTTATTGATGATGCTCTTTCCTTAAGGAATCACAATGGATTTTATAATGAAGATGAAATCGAAATACTTATAACAAAAGCAATGATATTATATGACCATGGTGATCCAAAAGCTTCTATTTCTTTGTATAAAAAAATCATTACCATTATCAATGAAAAAAAAGAATTAAATAACAAACTAATATATAACCGAGTATACTATAACTATACAAGAGTACTTGTTGATGAAAAAGAATTCAGAGAAGGCCTAAAAATTTGCATAAGAGGTATCTCTTTTTGTAAACGTTTTTACAGCATGTATTATTTAGCAGACTTATATTTAAATAAAGCAACCATTCATTGGAATCTCAATGAAAAAGAGTTATGTAGAAAGTCATTATTAAGGGCTCGTGAATTAAGCGATATTTTAGACAACAAATTAATTTTTGATATCTGTCAACAATCTCTTTCAGAATATTTCAACTAA
- a CDS encoding aminotransferase class I/II-fold pyridoxal phosphate-dependent enzyme — protein sequence MLKTNRSMTEYLSPLVKDIPPSGIRKFFDLVSGRKDIISLGVGEPDFVTPWHVREACVYSLEKGKTTYTQNAGLPELREVISAYLYKQFALKYEPSNELLITVGGSEAIDLALRALIQPGDEILIPEPCYVSYSPISSIVGGKTVGIETYAKDDFKLTAESLAEQITPQSKVLILCYPSNPTGGIMTYEDWMPIVNLVEEHDLIVISDEIYAELTYGQKHLSFASMPGMKDRTIVVSGFSKAFAMTGWRLGYACGHQDLIAAMLKIHQYTIMCAPVMAQQAGIEALTNGLEEKDRMVDSYNQRRRLVVKGFREIGLDCHEPKGAFYAFPSIQSTGLTSEQFAEKLLEEFKVAAVPGNVFGLGGEGFIRCSYATSVSELNEALERIEKFVRKYQ from the coding sequence ATGTTAAAAACGAATAGATCAATGACAGAATATTTATCTCCTTTAGTAAAGGACATCCCACCATCAGGTATCCGGAAGTTTTTTGATTTAGTTTCTGGAAGGAAGGATATCATTTCTTTAGGAGTAGGAGAACCTGATTTTGTTACCCCATGGCATGTAAGAGAGGCATGTGTTTATTCACTTGAAAAAGGGAAAACAACGTATACTCAAAACGCAGGATTGCCTGAATTAAGAGAGGTTATTTCCGCATATTTATACAAACAATTTGCATTGAAATATGAACCTTCTAATGAACTTCTAATTACTGTTGGAGGCAGTGAAGCGATAGATCTGGCTCTCCGCGCCCTAATCCAACCTGGAGATGAGATTCTTATTCCAGAACCGTGTTATGTGTCTTATTCTCCAATTTCTTCTATTGTAGGAGGTAAGACGGTGGGAATAGAAACTTATGCTAAGGATGATTTTAAATTAACTGCTGAATCATTAGCAGAACAAATTACTCCACAATCTAAAGTCTTAATATTATGTTATCCAAGTAATCCAACTGGTGGAATCATGACTTATGAGGATTGGATGCCCATTGTAAATCTTGTAGAAGAGCATGACTTGATTGTAATTTCAGATGAGATTTATGCCGAGTTAACCTATGGTCAAAAACATCTTAGTTTTGCTTCTATGCCTGGAATGAAAGATCGCACGATTGTTGTTAGTGGTTTTTCCAAAGCTTTTGCAATGACGGGGTGGCGATTGGGATATGCATGTGGACATCAAGATCTCATAGCAGCGATGTTAAAAATACATCAATATACGATCATGTGTGCACCTGTAATGGCTCAACAAGCGGGAATTGAAGCATTAACGAACGGGTTGGAAGAAAAAGATCGCATGGTAGATTCTTATAACCAGCGTCGTCGTTTAGTAGTAAAAGGGTTTCGAGAAATAGGATTGGATTGCCATGAGCCTAAGGGAGCATTTTATGCATTTCCATCCATTCAATCTACTGGGTTGACCTCTGAACAATTTGCTGAGAAATTACTGGAGGAATTTAAAGTAGCAGCAGTACCTGGAAATGTATTTGGACTGGGTGGCGAAGGATTTATTCGTTGTTCCTATGCAACTTCTGTCAGTGAATTAAATGAGGCTTTGGAACGGATCGAAAAGTTTGTGAGGAAATATCAGTAA